From Pagrus major chromosome 2, Pma_NU_1.0, one genomic window encodes:
- the calm3a gene encoding calmodulin 3a (phosphorylase kinase, delta) encodes MADQLTEEQIAEFKEAFSLFDKDGDGTITTKELGTVMRSLGQNPTEAELQDMINEVDADGNGTIDFPEFLTMMARKMKDTDSEEEIREAFRVFDKDGNGYISAAELRHVMTNLGEKLTDEEVDEMIREADIDGDGQVNYEEFVQMMTAK; translated from the exons ATG GCTGATCAGCTGACTGAGGAGCAGATTGCTG AGTTCAAGGAGGCGTTCTCGCTGTTCGACAAGGATGGCGATGGTACAATCACTACCAAGGAGCTCGGCACTGTCATGCGCTCTCTGGGACAGAACCCCACTGAGGCTGAACTGCAGGACATGATCAATGAGGTGGATGCTGATG GTAATGGTACAATTGACTTTCCTGAGTTCCTGACCATGATGGCCAGGAAGATgaaagacacagacagtgaggaggagatcAGAGAAGCCTTCAGAGTCTTTGACAAG GATGGTAACGGCTACATCAGTGCAGCAGAGCTACGGCACGTCATGACCAACTTAGGAGAGAAGCTCACTGATGAAGAGGTGGACGAAATGATCCGCGAGGCTGACATTGATGGTGATGGTCAGGTCAACTATGAGG AGTTTGTCCAGATGATGACTGCCAAGTGA